In Sebastes fasciatus isolate fSebFas1 chromosome 15, fSebFas1.pri, whole genome shotgun sequence, a genomic segment contains:
- the ythdf2 gene encoding YTH domain-containing family protein 2 — MSASSLLEQRPKGQANKVQNGAVTQKDTLNDDEFEPYLNTQARQSNAYTAMSDSYMPSYYSPSIGFSYSLNEAAWSTGGDPPMPYLASYGQLSNGEPHYLPDAMFGQPGPLGNNPFLGQHGFNFFPSGIDFSAWGNNSSQGQSATPQSSGYSSSYAYAPSSLGGAMIDGQSPFAPAANEPLNKAPGMNSLDQGMAGLKIGGAAPGGNGDMAPKVVGSGLPGGGPLGPVSSVGPPIMPPVSIAPAKPASWADIASKPAKPQPKLKTKGGMAGANLPPPPIKHNMDIGTWDNKGTMPKAATPQQVPSIPSNGQPPNQASPQPGATAGGNPQMPLSNGQLVAPVSQMGQHQLPPGGQPGMAQMPQPPLSQGPPPPSQQQQPSQPTRWVPPRNRANGFGDGSGSGTGQSPPTSSGVGAVPGVPSEPHPVLEKLRMVNNYNPKDFDWNPKQGRVFIIKSYSEDDIHRSIKYNIWCSTEHGNKRLDAAYRSLGGKGPLYLLFSVNGSGHFCGVAEMRSPVDYNTSAGVWSQDKWKGRFDVRWIFVKDVPNSQLRHIRLENNENKPVTNSRDTQEVPLDKARQVLKIIAGYKHTTSIFDDFSHYEKRQEEEECVKKVEVQGSEPYPSNPSNRSHYRLQERQGRVK, encoded by the exons ATGTCAGCCAGCAGCCTTCTTGAACAG AGACCGAAAGGCCAAGCTAATAAAG tGCAAAACGGAGCTGTGACCCAAAAGGATACTTTGAATGACGATGAGTTTGAGCCTTACCTGAATACTCAGGCCAGACAG AGCAATGCCTATACGGCCATGTCGGACTCGTACATGCCCAGCTACTACAGCCCCTCCATAGGATTTTCCTACTCCTTAAACGAGGCAGCATGGTCCACAGGTGGGGACCCTCCTATGCCTTACCTGGCCTCCTATGGACAGTTGAGCAATGGGGAGCCCCACTACCTCCCGGACGCTATGTTTGGCCAGCCAGGTCCCCTGGGGAACAACCCTTTCCTGGGTCAGCATGGATTCAACTTCTTCCCCAGTGGCATCGACTTCTCGGCATGGGGCAATAACAGCTCTCAGGGACAGTCGGCGACACCGCAGAGCTCTGGCTACAGCAGCAGCTATGCCTATGCTCCCAGCTCACTTGGGGGTGCCATGATCGATGGACAGTCCCCGTTTGCACCTGCTGCCAACGAGCCCCTGAACAAGGCACCTGGTATGAACAGCCTTGACCAGGGCATGGCGGGGCTTAAGATCGGTGGTGCCGCTCCTGGTGGTAACGGGGACATGGCTCCTAAGGTGGTTGGCTCTGGCTTACCTGGTGGGGGTCCCCTTGGCCCTGTATCATCTGTAGGACCTCCCATCATGCCTCCTGTCTCAATTGCCCCTGCCAAGCCCGCCTCCTGGGCCGATATTGCCAGCAAGCCAGCCAAGCCTCAACCCAAGCTGAAAACCAAGGGTGGCATGGCCGGTGCCAATTTGCCTCCTCCGCCCATTAAACACAACATGGACATCGGCACTTGGGACAACAAGGGCACCATGCCTAAAGCCGCCACCCCTCAGCAGGTCCCCTCTATTCCCAGCAACGGGCAGCCGCCCAATCAGGCTTCTCCACAGCCCGGAGCTACCGCTGGAGGGAACCCACAAATGCCCCTCAGCAATGGACAGCTGGTAGCCCCCGTTTCCCAGATGGGGCAGCATCAGCTTCCACCCGGTGGGCAACCAGGTATGGCTCAGATGCCCCAGCCTCCTCTCTCCCagggtcctcctcctccaagcCAACAACAGCAACCTTCTCAACCTACTCGTTGGGTCCCTCCACGGAACCGGGCCAATGGATTTGGGGATGGCAGTGGGAGTGGTACAGGCCAGTCTCCTCCCACTTCCTCTGGTGTGGGTGCGGTTCCTGGGGTCCCCTCTGAGCCTCACCCAGTCTTAGAGAAGTTGCGCATGGTCAACAATTATAACCCCAAGGACTTTGACTGGAATCCCAAGCAGGGCAGGGTGTTTATCATCAAGAGTTACTCCGAGGATGACATCCATCGCTCCATCAAGTACAACATCTGGTGCAGCACGGAGCACGGCAACAAGAGGCTTGATGCAGCTTACCGCTCATTGGGTGGCAAAGGGCCGCTCTATCTTCTGTTCAGTGTCAATGGGAGTGGTCACTTCTGTGGCGTAGCAGAGATGCGCTCACCCGTGGACTACAACACGTCTGCTGGCGTGTGGTCACAGGACAAGTGGAAGGGTCGTTTTGATGTGCGCTGGATCTTTGTTAAGGACGTTCCCAACAGTCAGCTACGGCACATTCGACTTGAGAACAACGAAAACAAGCCAGTGACCAACTCTCGGGACACACAGGAGGTACCACTGGACAAGGCCAGGCAGGTGCTAAAGATCATCGCTGGATATAAACACACCACTTCCATCTTCGATGACTTTTCTCACTACGAGAAGCgtcaggaagaggaagagtgtgTGAAAAAG GTGGAGGTCCAAGGCAGTGAGCCATATCCCAGCAACCCAAGCAACAGGAGTCATTACAGGCTGCAG GAGCGCCAAGGACGAGTCAAGTAA